One genomic region from Muriicola soli encodes:
- a CDS encoding acetylornithine carbamoyltransferase, whose translation MKHYLSIDDIDSIPSWLSLAAECKKAPLKYRKLGEGKVLGLLFFNNSLRTRLSTQKAAFHLGMHCMTMNFGSEGWALEFEDGTIMDQGKAEHIKEAAQVVSQYCDVLGVRAFASLTDKEKDEAEMVLNGFKKYASIPILNMESATGHPLQAFADLITISEHSQKKNPKIVLSWAPHPKALPHAVANSFIKMMGQNPQFEFSITHPMGYELNQDLVQHIPVSYDQNKALKDADFVYVKNWSAYQPYGAVLNNDPHWMLTQDKLGQAKFMHCLPVRRNVVVEDRVLDGNNSLVIQQANNRTYAAQVALLKILESL comes from the coding sequence ATGAAACACTACCTCAGCATTGATGATATCGATTCTATACCTTCATGGCTTTCACTGGCCGCAGAATGTAAAAAGGCGCCTCTTAAGTACAGGAAACTCGGAGAAGGAAAAGTCTTGGGGCTTTTGTTCTTTAACAATAGTCTAAGGACCCGACTGAGCACCCAAAAAGCTGCTTTCCATCTGGGGATGCATTGTATGACCATGAATTTTGGGAGCGAAGGTTGGGCTCTTGAATTTGAAGACGGGACTATTATGGATCAGGGAAAGGCAGAACATATCAAAGAGGCAGCACAAGTGGTTTCACAGTATTGCGATGTCTTAGGGGTACGTGCTTTTGCCTCCTTAACGGATAAGGAAAAAGATGAGGCCGAAATGGTGCTGAACGGTTTTAAAAAGTATGCATCCATCCCTATCTTAAATATGGAAAGTGCAACCGGACATCCCCTACAGGCCTTTGCAGACCTGATCACGATCTCAGAACACAGCCAGAAGAAGAACCCGAAAATAGTTCTATCATGGGCTCCTCATCCTAAAGCATTGCCTCATGCCGTGGCTAATTCGTTTATAAAGATGATGGGGCAGAATCCTCAATTTGAATTTAGCATAACACACCCCATGGGATATGAACTTAATCAGGATCTTGTCCAGCACATTCCGGTGTCATACGATCAGAACAAAGCCCTTAAAGACGCCGATTTTGTCTACGTCAAAAACTGGAGTGCCTATCAGCCCTACGGTGCCGTATTAAATAATGACCCACACTGGATGCTGACTCAGGATAAACTCGGGCAGGCAAAGTTTATGCACTGTCTGCCGGTAAGGCGAAATGTAGTGGTGGAAGACCGGGTTCTCGATGGAAATAATTCTCTGGTAATACAACAGGCCAACAACAGAACCTATGCCGCCCAGGTAGCCTTACTCAAAATACTTGAATCCTTATGA
- the argB gene encoding acetylglutamate kinase, giving the protein MKPALSVIKIGGNIIEDSTELSRFLSSFSRVQGPKILVHGGGKKATSLSEKLGIKPSMVKGRRITDAQALEVAIMVYAGLVNKTIVSKLQALQCNALGLSGADAAVIKAIKRPVKSIDYGFAGDIVSIRTKTLLSFLETGLVPVFCALTDDGQGQLLNTNADTIASELAIALSSEYRTTLYYCFEKPGVLANVYDEASVISHINKQAYYSLLREKQISEGMLPKLENCFHALDHSVHKVCIGDITMLQAKSSNFTTLTL; this is encoded by the coding sequence ATGAAACCTGCCCTATCTGTTATTAAAATTGGAGGAAATATTATCGAAGATAGTACAGAGCTATCGCGATTCCTGTCCTCTTTTTCGCGAGTTCAGGGCCCTAAAATACTGGTTCACGGGGGCGGAAAAAAAGCTACTTCCCTGAGCGAAAAACTCGGCATCAAACCCTCCATGGTAAAAGGCAGGCGAATAACCGACGCTCAGGCTCTCGAAGTAGCCATTATGGTATACGCCGGACTGGTCAACAAAACTATCGTTAGCAAATTACAGGCCTTGCAATGTAATGCCCTGGGGCTAAGTGGAGCGGATGCAGCTGTGATCAAAGCAATAAAGAGACCGGTGAAATCTATCGATTACGGCTTCGCCGGAGACATCGTCTCCATACGAACAAAAACCTTGCTGAGTTTTTTGGAAACAGGATTGGTTCCGGTTTTTTGTGCCCTTACCGATGATGGACAGGGACAATTACTCAACACCAATGCCGATACGATCGCATCTGAACTTGCTATTGCCCTCAGTTCAGAATACAGAACCACACTTTACTACTGTTTCGAAAAACCAGGAGTGCTGGCAAACGTCTACGATGAGGCTTCCGTAATTTCACATATCAATAAACAGGCTTATTACAGCCTGCTGAGGGAGAAGCAAATAAGTGAGGGTATGCTTCCTAAATTGGAAAATTGCTTTCATGCGCTAGACCATTCAGTGCACAAGGTATGTATCGGAGATATCACTATGTTGCAAGCAAAATCATCAAATTTTACAACATTGACCTTATGA
- a CDS encoding M20 family metallo-hydrolase, translated as MTTEISTLCNEAIALLKDLIATPSFSSEEDGTALVLEQWFKNHQIPFKRKKNNIYAFNKHYDENKPNLLLNSHHDTVKPNTAYTREPFQPAIEEGKLYGLGSNDAGGALVSLIATFTHFYEKENLSHNLIIVASAEEESSGPDGLNSMLKILPNIDVAIVGEPTLMQLAIAEKGLVVFDGKVSGTPSHAAHPNADNAIYNCIDVLSWFKDFHFPKVSEVLGAVKLTVTQINGGSQHNVVPAEVNLVVDVRVNDCYTNQEIVSILEDQAPCKLIPRSLHLNSSSIPKEHPLVKSGLALGRSTYGSPTLSDQAALSCSSLKLGPGDSTRSHSADEYIYVSEIEEGIELYIKLLDGFLL; from the coding sequence ATGACTACGGAAATATCAACACTCTGCAATGAGGCTATTGCGCTTTTAAAGGACTTGATCGCCACTCCATCTTTTTCCTCAGAAGAAGATGGTACGGCACTCGTACTCGAACAGTGGTTTAAGAATCATCAAATTCCATTTAAAAGAAAGAAAAACAATATATATGCTTTTAATAAGCACTACGATGAGAACAAACCCAATTTACTTCTCAATTCACATCACGATACAGTTAAGCCCAATACGGCTTATACCAGAGAGCCATTTCAGCCGGCAATAGAAGAGGGCAAACTCTATGGATTAGGTAGTAATGATGCCGGAGGGGCGTTAGTCTCACTCATTGCAACATTTACTCATTTCTACGAAAAAGAGAATCTCTCGCATAATCTGATTATAGTCGCTTCTGCAGAAGAAGAAAGTTCAGGTCCGGATGGTTTAAATTCAATGTTAAAGATCCTTCCGAACATCGATGTGGCTATTGTAGGAGAGCCCACCCTGATGCAGCTGGCCATTGCTGAAAAAGGACTGGTCGTTTTTGATGGAAAGGTCAGTGGAACCCCTTCCCATGCCGCACATCCCAACGCCGATAATGCCATATACAATTGCATAGATGTACTCAGTTGGTTTAAAGATTTTCATTTTCCAAAGGTATCTGAAGTCTTAGGGGCAGTAAAATTAACAGTCACACAGATCAATGGAGGAAGTCAGCACAATGTTGTGCCTGCGGAGGTTAATCTCGTTGTTGATGTAAGGGTCAACGATTGCTATACCAACCAAGAAATAGTAAGCATACTGGAAGATCAGGCTCCCTGTAAACTGATTCCGCGTTCTCTTCACCTGAATTCTTCGTCCATCCCAAAGGAGCATCCATTGGTTAAAAGTGGCCTGGCTTTAGGGAGAAGTACGTACGGCTCTCCAACTTTGTCTGATCAGGCTGCTCTGAGTTGTTCCTCCCTTAAACTTGGACCGGGAGACAGTACACGCTCTCACAGCGCAGACGAGTATATTTACGTGTCTGAAATTGAGGAGGGAATCGAATTATACATTAAATTATTAGATGGTTTCTTGCTTTGA
- the argH gene encoding argininosuccinate lyase → MKLWDKGMKTDEKIDRFTVGNDRELDLFLAAYDVKASMAHCKMLHAIGLLSNEENNALLSELDSIGKTVEKGEFTIEESFEDMHSKIEFLLIDRLGDTGKKIHTARSRNDQVLVAIQLYVKDELTELRQQVTELFDLLLRLADKHSNVLLPGYTHLQVAMPSSFGLWFSAYAESLIDDMILINAASDIADQNPLGSAAGYGSSFPIDRAMTTEELGFKSLKYNVVAAQMGRGKVERVTATALASVGATLAKMAMDICLYMSQNFDFISFPDELTTGSSIMPHKKNPDVFELIRGKCNVIQALPNELSMMLTNLPSGYHRDLQVTKNSLIPAFQELKACLDMTTFSLRKIKVRENILDDPKYNLLFTVDAMNELVQKGVPFRDAYRQIGNEVEGGNFKSRKNARHTHLGSIGNLCLDEIRQKMKNYSE, encoded by the coding sequence ATGAAACTTTGGGATAAAGGAATGAAAACCGATGAGAAGATTGACAGATTTACTGTGGGCAACGACAGGGAGCTGGATCTCTTCCTGGCGGCTTATGACGTAAAGGCTTCCATGGCGCATTGTAAGATGTTACATGCTATTGGTTTGCTCAGCAATGAAGAAAATAATGCTTTGTTATCCGAATTGGATTCGATTGGAAAAACTGTTGAAAAAGGAGAGTTTACCATTGAGGAATCCTTTGAAGACATGCATTCCAAGATCGAGTTTCTGCTGATAGACCGACTAGGCGATACGGGAAAGAAAATTCATACCGCCCGGTCGAGAAATGACCAGGTACTGGTGGCCATCCAACTCTATGTCAAAGACGAATTAACGGAGCTGAGACAGCAAGTAACTGAGCTATTCGATTTATTGCTCCGTCTTGCCGATAAACATAGTAATGTTCTCCTCCCGGGTTATACCCATTTGCAGGTGGCAATGCCTTCTTCTTTCGGCCTTTGGTTCTCTGCCTATGCGGAGAGTCTTATTGACGATATGATTCTGATCAATGCTGCTTCTGATATTGCCGATCAGAATCCCTTGGGGAGTGCGGCCGGATACGGTAGTTCTTTCCCGATAGACCGGGCGATGACCACAGAGGAATTAGGATTCAAATCCCTGAAATACAATGTTGTTGCAGCTCAGATGGGAAGAGGAAAGGTAGAAAGAGTAACGGCTACAGCCTTAGCCAGCGTAGGGGCTACCTTGGCCAAAATGGCCATGGATATATGTCTGTATATGAGTCAGAATTTCGATTTTATATCCTTTCCTGACGAACTTACGACGGGCAGCAGCATTATGCCTCATAAAAAAAATCCCGATGTCTTTGAGTTGATCCGAGGCAAGTGTAACGTCATACAAGCCCTACCCAATGAATTGTCTATGATGCTTACCAATTTGCCAAGTGGCTACCACAGAGATCTTCAGGTAACAAAGAATAGTCTGATACCCGCATTTCAGGAATTAAAAGCTTGTCTCGATATGACCACCTTTAGCTTAAGGAAAATCAAAGTGCGCGAAAATATTTTAGACGATCCCAAATACAACCTGCTCTTTACCGTAGATGCAATGAATGAACTGGTGCAGAAAGGTGTTCCTTTTCGTGACGCTTACCGTCAAATAGGAAATGAAGTAGAAGGTGGAAATTTTAAGTCAAGAAAAAATGCCCGACATACTCATTTGGGCAGTATTGGAAATCTTTGTCTTGATGAGATCAGACAAAAAATGAAGAATTATTCAGAATAG
- a CDS encoding BLUF domain-containing protein, producing the protein MFSLVYRSVARPGFNLDQIQEMLRKARNFNHQQGITGCLLYHEGEFIQYLEGNQYKVLTLFDKIKVDSRHIEVELLSYAEREGRAFEKWDMAYENFFGENPQITHLKLMVDEYLSNKSNHTAENPSKIVFWEQVGSVLHGTRTSAGN; encoded by the coding sequence ATGTTCAGTTTAGTCTATCGGTCCGTTGCTAGGCCCGGATTTAATCTGGATCAGATCCAGGAAATGCTGAGAAAAGCACGGAATTTTAACCATCAGCAGGGCATTACAGGATGTCTGCTATACCATGAGGGAGAATTTATTCAGTATCTCGAAGGGAACCAATACAAAGTCTTAACCCTGTTTGATAAAATCAAAGTCGATTCGCGACACATTGAGGTTGAATTGCTGAGTTATGCGGAAAGGGAAGGACGGGCTTTTGAAAAATGGGATATGGCCTACGAGAATTTTTTTGGCGAGAACCCACAGATCACTCATCTGAAACTGATGGTAGATGAATACTTGTCGAATAAATCAAACCATACCGCTGAGAATCCTTCAAAAATAGTTTTCTGGGAACAGGTGGGCTCGGTACTCCACGGCACCCGAACCTCAGCGGGAAATTAG
- a CDS encoding pseudouridine synthase: MSRSDYKNEGKSSGRGAGNFRKKSYARGNAPIKKKRENTPASDPNLIRLNKYVANAGVCSRREADTYIAAGNVTVNGKTITEMGFKVNRTDEVRFDGRLLNPEKKEYVLLNKPKNFITTTRDEKGRRTVMELISNATKARLVPVGRLDRNTTGLLLFTNDGDLAKKLTHPKYGIRKIYHVELNKNLKAEDFRTIQEGIMLEDGLIKVDDLSYLNNAPKREVGIEIHSGKNRIVRRIFEHLGYTVVKLDRVIFAGLTKKDLPRGHWRHLTQQEVINLGMLQ, from the coding sequence ATGAGCAGATCCGACTATAAGAATGAGGGGAAATCTTCGGGAAGAGGAGCAGGAAATTTCAGGAAGAAGAGTTATGCAAGAGGTAACGCTCCTATCAAGAAAAAAAGAGAAAATACCCCTGCCTCAGATCCCAATCTCATCAGGTTGAACAAATACGTTGCCAATGCCGGTGTCTGTTCCCGCAGGGAGGCAGATACTTATATCGCAGCAGGAAATGTAACTGTAAATGGGAAGACCATTACAGAGATGGGTTTTAAGGTTAATCGAACCGATGAGGTAAGGTTTGATGGTCGCTTGTTAAATCCAGAGAAGAAGGAATACGTACTCCTCAATAAGCCAAAGAATTTTATCACTACTACCCGAGATGAAAAGGGGAGGAGAACCGTTATGGAGCTTATAAGTAATGCAACTAAGGCCAGGCTGGTCCCGGTTGGGCGTCTGGATCGAAATACTACAGGTTTGCTCTTATTCACGAATGACGGTGACTTGGCAAAAAAATTAACCCATCCCAAATATGGCATTCGAAAGATCTATCATGTAGAGCTTAATAAAAATCTGAAAGCAGAAGATTTTCGCACAATTCAGGAAGGCATTATGCTTGAAGATGGCCTTATAAAGGTAGACGACCTGAGCTACCTTAACAACGCTCCAAAGAGGGAGGTAGGTATTGAGATTCACAGTGGGAAGAACAGGATCGTAAGGCGGATTTTTGAGCACTTAGGTTACACAGTGGTGAAACTAGATCGGGTGATTTTTGCCGGACTAACCAAAAAAGACTTACCCAGAGGTCACTGGCGTCATTTAACCCAACAAGAAGTGATCAATTTAGGGATGCTGCAGTAG
- a CDS encoding geranylgeranylglycerol-phosphate geranylgeranyltransferase, protein MLSRKNKLLLLKLLSLFSIVRGYNVLMIVLAQYLAAIYIMAPDLPLRDVVFDLSLFVIVFASALVIAAGYIINSFYDSEKDLINKPRKSMLDRLVSQRTKLSTYFILNLLSVLLASYVSFKAVLFFASYIFGIWLYSHKLKRIPFFGNLVSAVLAITPFFAVFVYYRNFETVIFVHAIFLFSLILSREFIKDMENIAGDLALNYKTIPVLFGTKYSKIAITLLAGLSLLPAFLLIEIFDVGEMYLYFIVAMILLIIFIFLLWKASTKKDYVWLHNILKFIIIAGVFSILLIDIDLVLNRIL, encoded by the coding sequence ATGCTTAGTAGAAAGAACAAACTCCTGCTTTTAAAGCTGCTGAGTTTGTTTTCGATTGTCAGAGGCTATAATGTGCTCATGATAGTGCTGGCTCAATACCTTGCGGCTATTTATATCATGGCCCCGGATCTGCCTTTGCGCGATGTGGTGTTCGACTTAAGCCTCTTTGTAATCGTTTTTGCCTCGGCCCTGGTAATTGCTGCCGGATATATTATCAATAGTTTTTACGATTCTGAGAAGGACCTGATCAACAAGCCCCGAAAGTCAATGCTCGACCGTCTGGTTAGTCAGCGAACCAAGCTGAGCACTTATTTTATTTTAAATCTCCTGTCTGTTCTTCTGGCCAGTTATGTTTCCTTTAAGGCGGTTCTTTTTTTTGCCTCATATATTTTCGGAATCTGGCTTTATTCCCACAAATTGAAACGGATTCCCTTCTTTGGGAATTTAGTTTCTGCCGTTCTTGCGATTACTCCTTTCTTTGCGGTATTTGTTTATTACAGGAATTTTGAAACCGTCATTTTTGTACATGCGATATTCCTTTTTTCGCTCATTTTGTCTAGAGAGTTTATTAAGGACATGGAGAATATTGCCGGGGACCTGGCTCTTAATTACAAGACCATACCTGTCTTATTTGGGACTAAGTATTCCAAAATTGCTATAACGCTTTTAGCGGGATTATCCCTACTTCCTGCCTTTCTCTTAATTGAAATCTTCGATGTGGGCGAGATGTACCTCTATTTTATAGTCGCGATGATCCTTTTGATCATTTTCATTTTTCTGCTTTGGAAAGCTTCTACCAAGAAAGACTACGTCTGGCTTCACAATATCCTGAAGTTTATTATCATCGCGGGTGTATTTAGTATTCTTCTTATTGATATTGACCTGGTTTTAAACCGAATCCTCTAG